GATTATTGAATGTCTTATctaaatgttgtgtgtgtgtgtgtgtgtgtgtgtgtgtgtgtgtgtgtgcatgcgcatgtGCTTGAGCGTGCACGTGTCTAGCTGTGTATGTGCAATCATGAACCACAACAGATACGTCCTACAAAATATGGCCCCATACGTCATTTCCGCTATTTCCAAACACTCATATCATGCAGCAGACAAATGAGTGTGTACATTGTGACTAATGACGGCtgaaagggtgtgtgtgcaaCACATGGTCAGGTAAATGACTGACATGCGTCTGTAAGAATTCAGACGGGTAGTGGCCCATTAGCCACGGAAACATCACTGGTGTGCATTTTAAATGTGAGTTAGTTTAGTAGATGTGTTTAAAGATTTGAGCACCTTAAGGACATTACAGCCATAAAACCCCACCATAAAGGAGAGATAACAAACAAGAGACTTCTGTTTTCTGGTtccgtgtttattcattcttGTCGGCTAGCGTAACAATAGTGCACACATTTTttatccaaaaaaaaaagaggtcCAATTTAAAAGGTTCACTTTTGGAGAAAAATAAATACTTTTCTGTTCTCAGAACAAAAATGGTGCCGGTTCCTGCTGTAAACAGCACACAAAGTGTCTTAAGCAGAGGCGCTGAACGCTGAGACTGAACGTGAGAGTTGAGATATGAACGTTCTGCGTGAGGCGTGCAGGGAGAGTCACACTGCAGTTGTCGTTAGTTTAAGATGTATGCCCTTCTCGGTTTAAGTGGACTATTAAAATAAGTGAATCTTTAAAATATTTGTCTTCTTGGTTATTTATGATGCTTTCTGATTCAGTTGTGATTCAGTTTTTCTTTTGTGACACAAAATGTCATAGAAGAGCAGAAGTCTGGTAATGTCTGCCAACAGGTTATATGTTGTTGAGGTGTTACGCAGGTGATGTGTGTAAAATAAGGGATGACTCCATAATACTATGCAAATGTACTGATTTCACGTTCCATCTGGTCATTTCTGAACTGTAATGGTAGCTGTAGCATGCTACGtacatgaataaataatttaatttacaTTTCATGTGGAATTCCCCTGCACAGAGCTGCCAGACTGTAAACATCTGAATGTGTCTCGGTTTGATGACATCACGCACCGTGTCCCACTTTGATGCCATCACGGTAGTGTTGTGGTTGCTGCAGGCTAAAGGGCTTGAGGTCACAGCAGCCTCATCATGGAGAACACTCGACAGGCGCCCATGCTGTTCACCAGTCCAATCACCAAGTACGTGCAGAACTTGTATGGCACTTCGACCTCTCTCCGCCGCCGGGCGATGGTGTCGCTAGGAGATACTCCGTAGCAACGGCAGATCACCCGCAGGCTCGCCCACTTGGCCATCTGCCGGGTGAGGACCAGCATGGACACACCCACCACGAACCGAGCCACACCGAGGGCAAAGGTCACGGCGGTTATAGGCGGCAGGGTCACCGGAAAGGGGCCTGTGAGTTCAAAGGTCTGACCTAATTGGTGATTCACCCAGTAACCCACTGAGGAACCTGCACTCGCAgacatgatgatggtggtgtccCCCCGCGTTGTACTGTAGTGGTCTAGCTCGGGGTATTTGTAGCACAGACAGAGGGTCAGTACCAGTACTACTGCGGGGGAGAGGGGGCTCTTGAGTTGTAGGACATCCAGAGTGCTCCAGTGTGGATACGTTATTCCCAAAATGAGTGCAGATATAAGAATTCCACAGATAACGTCCTGAGAGAAAAGGCAAAAGGCAATTGGTCAAGGCTGAAAACAGGGTGTGGAATCACATGATAATATAATATAGTAATAGATCTTGGACTAATTGGCAGTGTAGTAGAAGCACCGTAGTAGCACAGACGCTTCCTTTCTGGATAAGATGAAGATGTCCTGCTGCCTGCTAGAACACAGCAGGTATTATCTGTGCATTTTCCATCCTGGCAGTTCCCAGCACTGGATGTTTGGCAGATCGGACAGAATTGAGCAGCGTAGCTGCTAATTCCACAGTTCTGGAACACGGTCAAGATAATGACCACGCGTTCCACTGCCCTGCCTAATAGCTGACGCTCGTGGCTGGACAGCGACACGCACACTGTGGTCAGATGTAATGTCCCTCACTAGCCTGTGTGCTCTAGGAGGATGTGGGAGGAGCCATGCTGTGCGTAGTCTGTCGGTTTGCTGGCGGCTGTCCATAAAGACCAGAAGCGGCTACAGCAAATAACACCTGATTAACGTTTTATTTCAGCTTGGATGCACTGAGCCAAAGCTCACAGTACATACCGTTTATCTTTCATTCTATCTCTATTACACACGTCTCCCTCCTCACTGTCACATACACAGTTATTCTTCCTTCctcttgttttctctttctttctctctctctctctctctctctctctctcacacacacacacacacacacacacagtgttttagATCTCACCAGTGCAGAGTGCATGCCAGTGTAGAGGCGGCTGAGACACACCAGACCTGACAGAAGCACAGCCAGGACCAAGCCCACCTCGAACGGgaactagaacacacacacacacacacacacacacacacacacacacaagcatgttgCAGTTTCATATATACAGCCAGGGGTATACGCAATGTTTAAGTGGAATAATTGTTTGTTTGACTTCTTGCAAAAATACAATGAAGTTTCCATCGTGGGTTGGAGAAATCATCTCAAAACGAGCTGGATCCATTCTTGTTCCATACGTCGGATCTTAATCATATATAATGGTGTGGGATGAAATGATGAGACCTTTGCACAAGTCGatgttctgggtgtgtgtatCCATGCCACAAGCAACTGCCCCCCTGTGTCCTGACAAActaacacaccaccacacctctaaCACAATGATTGAATGGTGGGCGTGGCTAGTGGAAGTGGGCGGGGTCAGAGTTGACTGACGGTCCCGTGCTGAATGGCTCTCTGGCTCTTGTCACTCTGTttcttttcttctcctttcttgGCCTGCTGCCCTTTGTTTCTCAGCATCAAGGTTCATTCCTTTTCCTCCACTCCATCTCTTCCTGtcatctgtctctttctgtttccCTCAGTTCTCTTTTCtcatcctgtttctctctcaatctctctctctcactctcttttaaGGCTCCTCTCTTTATTTGGCTTTCCCCTTCACCTGGTTAATCAGTAACTTTGTTTGGATGGTTCTTTCATGTGTGAGAAGcagccctgtctctctctctctctttctctctctctctctctctctctctctcctccaccagggCTCTTTCAGGGTAGGCCATAAAGACAGTCAATACCCTCAAAGGACGCTGAGACAATAAGTCCTGGGAAGACAGTTAACCCTTCATagtttctctcacacacgcagttCAGTTCATTTCTGCGTTGGTGAACTGGTGTCCAGTCCCCTGGGGTCTGTGTGGACTGGATTGGTTCATCACTGATTGACACTGATGACCTTTTTTTCTTTACTGATCACTGTTGGGTGTAGCCATTTGTGATTGATAATGGCTGATTGATCCATTGCCTTTCCACTTTTAAAGGACTGTTTCTAAAtacattacagtgtgtgtgtgtgtgtgtgtgtgtgtgtgtgtgtgtgtgttgtgtttgtatttaGTAAGGTATAGTATGTGCATACACGTTCTTCTGTATCAGTCTGTGTTAATCCGCACGTTACATGCAATGCATGTGTGTCTGACGTGCACACTCTCATGAGTTGCAGTAgttatgtgtaggtgtgtgtgtgtgtgtgtgtatgtgtgtgtgagacctgcACACTTTCGTGATTTGCAGTAgttatgtgtaggtgtgtgtgtgtgtgtgtgtgtgtgtgtgtgtgtgtgtgtgtgtgtgtgtgtgtgtgtgtgtgtgtgtgtgtgtgacctgcacACTCTCGTGATTTGCAGTAgttatgtgtaggtgtgtgtgtgtgtgtgtgtgtgtgtgtgtgtgtgtgtgtgtgtgtgtgtgtgtgtgtgtgtgtgtgtgtgtgtgtgtgtgtgtgtgtgtgtgacctgcacACTCTCGTGGTTTGCAGTAgttatgtgtaggtgtgtgtgtgtgtgtgtgtgtgtgtgtgtgtgtgacctgcacACTCTCGTGATTTGCAGTAgttatgtgtaggtgtgtgtgtgtgtgtgtgtgtgtgtgtgtgtgacctgcacACTCTCGTGATTTGCAGTAgttatgtgtaggtgtgtgtgtgtgtcttacctgCACTCTCTCGCGAGCGCTGAACAGCAGTGTGAATGATATCGCAGTGGCCGCCATGGCGTGAGTGGAGGGCAGTCCATACTCCGCGTCCACGCGCTGCTCCAACTTAACCACAGGGGGCACTGTGGGCCGGGGCAACTTCAAAATGTCCTTCATTACCTGGCCGATATACATCACCACCTACACAGAGATATGGAAATAGAGATGAATGTATGCTGATGCATGTTAAACAGAGGTAACac
This sequence is a window from Brachyhypopomus gauderio isolate BG-103 chromosome 16, BGAUD_0.2, whole genome shotgun sequence. Protein-coding genes within it:
- the sgpp2 gene encoding sphingosine-1-phosphate phosphatase 2 isoform X1 translates to MWWLISYLNSPELVAAFQRACGLYPAPRTTETGRVRGHDPGNTTASKIQHRKGDLVATGRSLSQDDNSNFNHTADDCKMNQKTPQYEVRNWPLYFLFVVSATLGNEVFYISFLPCIHWNLDPFLCRRLVNMWAVVMYIGQVMKDILKLPRPTVPPVVKLEQRVDAEYGLPSTHAMAATAISFTLLFSARERVQFPFEVGLVLAVLLSGLVCLSRLYTGMHSALDVICGILISALILGITYPHWSTLDVLQLKSPLSPAVVLVLTLCLCYKYPELDHYSTTRGDTTIIMSASAGSSVGYWVNHQLGQTFELTGPFPVTLPPITAVTFALGVARFVVGVSMLVLTRQMAKWASLRVICRCYGVSPSDTIARRRREVEVPYKFCTYLVIGLVNSMGACRVFSMMRLL
- the sgpp2 gene encoding sphingosine-1-phosphate phosphatase 2 isoform X2, coding for MYIGQVMKDILKLPRPTVPPVVKLEQRVDAEYGLPSTHAMAATAISFTLLFSARERVQFPFEVGLVLAVLLSGLVCLSRLYTGMHSALDVICGILISALILGITYPHWSTLDVLQLKSPLSPAVVLVLTLCLCYKYPELDHYSTTRGDTTIIMSASAGSSVGYWVNHQLGQTFELTGPFPVTLPPITAVTFALGVARFVVGVSMLVLTRQMAKWASLRVICRCYGVSPSDTIARRRREVEVPYKFCTYLVIGLVNSMGACRVFSMMRLL